Proteins encoded within one genomic window of Amycolatopsis nigrescens CSC17Ta-90:
- a CDS encoding pyridoxamine 5'-phosphate oxidase family protein, producing the protein MSRKMNPEQRESFLAEPYVGVLSVASETGRAPLTTPIWYDYRPGGDVKVLTSPGLRKTRLITDAGRFALCVQATDGPYRYVTVEGPVLETRPVTEEERYEMAARYLGPELAAGYVKATHAAQSGNIAFRMRPERWNTADFSDLADKLG; encoded by the coding sequence ATGTCCCGCAAGATGAACCCCGAGCAGCGCGAGAGCTTCCTCGCCGAGCCTTACGTCGGCGTACTGAGCGTCGCGAGCGAAACCGGCCGAGCCCCGCTGACCACGCCGATCTGGTACGACTACCGCCCCGGCGGTGATGTCAAGGTGCTGACTTCACCAGGGCTGCGCAAGACCCGGTTGATCACCGACGCTGGCCGGTTCGCGCTGTGCGTCCAGGCGACCGATGGCCCGTACCGCTACGTGACGGTGGAAGGGCCGGTGCTCGAAACCAGGCCGGTCACCGAAGAGGAACGCTACGAGATGGCCGCGCGCTACCTTGGCCCGGAACTCGCCGCCGGATACGTCAAGGCGACCCATGCCGCGCAGTCCGGCAACATCGCCTTCCGCATGCGACCGGAACGCTGGAACACCGCCGATTTCTCCGACTTGGCCGACAAACTCGGCTGA
- a CDS encoding GNAT family N-acetyltransferase, with protein sequence MHVFLETTRLVLRRFTEDDVENLVLLHSDPEVMRFLTGEPTPRAEIENEVLPGILHDYRRGREGRWAAVERSTGEFLGRFALQPPEDGRADERELGYRLKSSAWGRGYATEGSLALIRKAFTELGTQRVWAQTMAVNTASRRVLERAGLKYVRTFHLHFDDPLPGTEQGEVEYELQRSDWYQPHPQAR encoded by the coding sequence GTGCACGTCTTCCTGGAAACAACCCGGCTGGTGCTGCGCCGGTTCACCGAGGACGACGTGGAAAACCTGGTCCTGCTGCACAGCGACCCCGAAGTGATGCGCTTCCTCACCGGGGAGCCGACACCGCGCGCCGAGATCGAGAACGAGGTGCTGCCCGGGATCCTGCACGACTACCGCCGCGGCAGGGAAGGCCGGTGGGCCGCCGTCGAACGGTCCACCGGAGAGTTCCTCGGCCGGTTCGCGCTCCAGCCGCCGGAGGACGGCCGGGCCGACGAGCGGGAACTGGGCTACCGGCTCAAGTCGTCGGCATGGGGCCGGGGCTACGCCACCGAGGGATCGCTTGCGTTGATCCGCAAGGCGTTCACCGAACTCGGCACCCAGCGGGTCTGGGCCCAGACCATGGCCGTCAACACCGCCTCCCGCCGGGTGCTGGAGCGGGCCGGCCTGAAGTACGTGCGCACCTTCCACCTGCACTTCGACGACCCGCTCCCCGGTACCGAGCAAGGCGAGGTCGAATACGAGCTACAACGATCCGACTGGTACCAGCCACATCCTCAGGCGAGATAG
- a CDS encoding FHA domain-containing protein codes for MSNEHDPQHAALHEHQPTSAIAPPPVGDAPSPPPVLPPDARGTGLLVIVRGPGVGTRFPLSDGTITIGRHAECDIRLDDLTVSRQHAELHRKGDGLELVDLGSLNSTYVNRLPVDRVTINPGDEIWIGKFRLAYLA; via the coding sequence GTGAGTAACGAACACGACCCGCAGCACGCCGCTTTGCACGAGCACCAGCCGACCTCCGCGATCGCACCGCCGCCCGTGGGTGACGCTCCGTCACCGCCGCCGGTACTGCCGCCCGATGCCCGCGGGACCGGCCTGCTCGTCATCGTCCGAGGGCCAGGGGTCGGTACCCGGTTCCCCCTGTCGGACGGCACGATCACCATCGGCCGGCACGCCGAATGCGACATCAGACTCGACGATCTCACCGTTTCCCGCCAGCACGCGGAACTCCACCGCAAGGGCGACGGGCTGGAACTCGTCGACCTCGGATCGCTCAACAGCACCTACGTCAACCGGCTTCCCGTGGACAGGGTGACCATCAATCCCGGTGACGAGATCTGGATCGGCAAGTTCCGGCTGGCCTATCTCGCCTGA
- a CDS encoding polysaccharide lyase family 7 protein, with product MAATGMVVVAVLGMPGAVASAASPLEIAGVTASADDGNVAANTLDKDLSTRWSAEGDGVWIRYDLGSAQTVGSVSLAWHQGNTRKTTFDVQLSGDGSSWSTVAAGRTSSGSSTGLENYDLPDSSARYLRIVGHGNTTNEWTSITETTVNGADGTGGDCEHPADVLDLTNWYVGLPIGEDESPTNVEQPELDTYSIDPWFVATPECDAVQFRAAVNGVTTSGSNYPRSELREMKNSGTEKASWSSTSGRHTMVIEEAITAQPKDKPDVVAGQIHDANDDVSVFRLEGSKLYITNGNTSDHKLVTENYVLGTKFQAKFVVEGGKIKAYYNGVLQTTISKSFSGGYFKAGAYTQANCEKSSPCEDGNYGEVKIYGLSVTHD from the coding sequence GTGGCCGCGACCGGGATGGTTGTGGTCGCGGTTCTCGGCATGCCCGGCGCGGTCGCTTCGGCCGCGAGTCCGCTGGAGATCGCGGGTGTCACCGCCAGTGCCGACGACGGCAACGTCGCGGCGAACACCCTGGACAAGGATCTGTCCACGCGCTGGTCCGCCGAGGGCGACGGGGTGTGGATCCGGTACGACCTCGGCTCGGCGCAGACGGTCGGCTCGGTGTCGCTGGCCTGGCACCAGGGCAACACCAGGAAGACGACGTTCGACGTGCAGCTGTCCGGCGACGGATCGTCGTGGTCCACGGTTGCCGCGGGCAGAACCAGCAGCGGGAGCTCGACCGGCCTGGAGAACTACGACCTGCCGGACAGTTCGGCGCGGTACCTGCGGATCGTCGGCCACGGCAACACGACGAACGAATGGACCAGCATCACCGAGACGACCGTCAACGGCGCCGACGGGACGGGAGGCGACTGCGAACATCCGGCGGATGTGCTGGACCTGACGAACTGGTACGTCGGGCTGCCGATTGGTGAGGACGAAAGCCCCACCAACGTCGAGCAGCCGGAACTGGACACGTACTCGATCGACCCGTGGTTCGTCGCCACCCCGGAATGCGACGCGGTCCAGTTCCGCGCCGCCGTCAACGGGGTGACCACGAGCGGCTCGAACTATCCCCGCTCGGAACTGCGGGAGATGAAGAACTCGGGCACCGAGAAGGCAAGCTGGTCCTCGACCTCGGGCAGGCACACCATGGTGATCGAGGAAGCCATCACCGCGCAGCCCAAGGACAAGCCCGATGTCGTGGCCGGGCAGATCCACGATGCCAACGACGATGTCTCGGTCTTCCGCCTGGAAGGCAGCAAGCTCTACATCACCAACGGGAACACCAGTGATCACAAGCTGGTGACCGAGAACTACGTGCTGGGCACGAAGTTCCAGGCGAAGTTCGTGGTCGAGGGCGGCAAGATCAAGGCCTACTACAACGGCGTGCTCCAGACCACCATCTCGAAGAGCTTCAGCGGCGGCTACTTCAAGGCCGGCGCGTACACGCAGGCGAACTGCGAAAAGTCGTCGCCGTGCGAAGACGGCAACTACGGCGAGGTGAAGATCTACGGGCTGAGCGTCACGCACGACTAG
- a CDS encoding pyridoxamine 5'-phosphate oxidase family protein, translating to MPGKEFEVDAFLSRPLTARIATNGPTVRPAWFLWEDRAFWVLTGTWTKLLHRVLADPVLALVVDECDLATGLVRQVIARGRAEILPFDVPRGRRKLARYLGADETSWDQRFRSYLYDDPARSGTNWLRLRPDSLIAKDLSYTV from the coding sequence GTGCCTGGAAAAGAGTTCGAGGTCGACGCGTTCCTGTCGCGACCGCTAACCGCCCGGATCGCGACGAACGGCCCGACCGTCCGGCCGGCCTGGTTCCTCTGGGAGGACCGGGCGTTCTGGGTGCTGACCGGCACCTGGACGAAACTGCTGCACCGGGTGCTGGCGGATCCCGTGCTCGCGCTCGTGGTCGACGAGTGCGACCTCGCCACCGGGCTGGTCCGGCAGGTCATCGCCCGCGGCCGGGCCGAGATCCTGCCGTTCGACGTGCCGCGCGGACGCCGCAAGCTCGCCCGCTACCTCGGCGCCGACGAGACGAGCTGGGACCAGCGATTCCGCTCGTACCTCTACGACGACCCCGCGCGGAGCGGGACCAACTGGCTGCGGCTGCGTCCGGACTCCCTGATTGCCAAGGACCTGAGCTACACCGTCTGA
- a CDS encoding MFS transporter has protein sequence MRDGEEDGGLLGPGYRALTVGLAGSVTVVAFLWLGVTTVLPVIADELGGLSLYGWAFTGFMLANMVAAVTIGQWADRAGAVRPFLASFVVFAAGCVVAAAAPTWIVLLIGRAAQGFGVGGVLTVVYLAVGRGYPERLRARMLALVASCWTVPALAGPVVLGALADLIGWRAVFGVFIPLAVLAVLPTLPRLRGPGSGAPGSPRRLLATIALAIGIGAVLVGLDTRNLVLLVPLVVLGAAIALPALRILLPAGALTLRRGLPSAIAVRGLVSAGYYGSEAFFPLLMTSVFAFSTTVPGSPSRPARCPGSPAPGCRPASTSAAAISAGGAASSSDSCCSPQDPLRSPWPWPCTPTCTRAFRPPSRSPAGRSAAWAWAWSTPRSPPSPSASPPTPKRAPPAAISSSPKPCPSRWSPASAARSSPTARRPAGYRWRRWSRCSP, from the coding sequence GTGCGCGACGGCGAAGAAGACGGCGGGCTGCTCGGCCCCGGCTACCGGGCACTGACGGTGGGGCTGGCCGGATCGGTCACGGTGGTGGCGTTCCTGTGGCTTGGGGTCACCACCGTGCTGCCGGTGATCGCCGACGAGCTCGGCGGGCTTTCGCTGTACGGCTGGGCGTTCACCGGATTCATGCTCGCCAACATGGTCGCCGCGGTGACCATCGGCCAATGGGCCGACCGCGCCGGTGCGGTGCGCCCGTTCCTGGCGTCCTTCGTGGTGTTCGCCGCCGGCTGCGTGGTCGCGGCCGCGGCGCCGACCTGGATCGTGCTGCTGATCGGCCGCGCCGCACAGGGCTTCGGCGTCGGCGGGGTGCTGACCGTGGTCTACCTCGCGGTGGGGCGCGGCTACCCCGAGCGCCTGCGCGCGCGGATGCTGGCGCTGGTCGCCTCCTGCTGGACCGTGCCCGCACTGGCCGGGCCGGTGGTGCTCGGCGCGCTGGCCGACCTGATCGGCTGGCGCGCGGTGTTCGGAGTGTTCATTCCGCTGGCCGTTCTGGCCGTGCTGCCCACGCTGCCCAGGTTGCGCGGCCCCGGCAGCGGAGCGCCCGGTTCGCCGAGACGACTGCTCGCGACCATCGCGCTCGCCATCGGGATCGGCGCCGTGCTGGTCGGGCTGGACACCCGAAACCTGGTGCTGCTCGTCCCGCTGGTCGTCCTCGGTGCCGCCATCGCCCTGCCGGCGCTCCGGATCCTGTTGCCGGCCGGCGCCCTGACCCTGCGCAGGGGGCTGCCCAGCGCCATCGCGGTGCGCGGCCTGGTCAGCGCCGGCTACTACGGCTCCGAAGCGTTCTTTCCCCTCCTCATGACCAGCGTGTTCGCGTTCTCCACGACCGTTCCGGGCTCGCCCTCGCGGCCGGCGCGGTGTCCTGGGTCGCCGGCGCCTGGCTGCAGGCCCGCGTCGACGAGCGCGGCGGCAATCTCGGCCGGCGGCGCCGCATCGTCGTCGGATTCGTGCTGCTCGCCGCAGGATCCACTGCGATCACCGTGGCCGTGGCCCTGCACACCGACCTGCACACGGGCCTTTCGGCCGCCATCGCGATCGCCGGCTGGGCGGTCGGCGGCGTGGGCATGGGCCTGGTCTACCCCTCGGTCACCACCCTCGCCCTCGGCCAGTCCACCGACGCCGAAAAGGGCGCCACCAGCGGCAATCTCCAGCTCGCCGAAACCCTGTCCGTCGCGCTGGTCACCGGCGTCGGCGGCGCGATCATCGCCTACGGCCAGACGGCCGGCTGGGTACCGGTGGCGGCGCTGGTCGCGGTGTTCGCCGTGA
- a CDS encoding heavy-metal-associated domain-containing protein, which translates to MTESSYAVSGMTCGHCAAFVTEEIERVAGVTAVTVDVANGAVTVTSDRELDLADIRGAVEEAGYELTTVDD; encoded by the coding sequence ATGACCGAAAGTTCTTACGCCGTAAGCGGAATGACCTGCGGCCACTGCGCCGCCTTCGTCACCGAGGAGATCGAACGCGTCGCCGGTGTCACGGCCGTGACCGTGGACGTGGCGAACGGCGCGGTCACGGTGACCAGTGACCGGGAGCTGGACCTGGCGGACATCCGCGGCGCGGTCGAAGAAGCGGGCTACGAACTGACCACTGTGGACGATTGA
- a CDS encoding nuclear transport factor 2 family protein encodes MRPLSDTDPKQFIADFYAGFNEELLRSDEDPALVVDRYHTPDIVQVADGHRMDRAKLIAHTRPVRKNRFGGRMEVHDAMVDGDRLAARYTLFVENHKRNLTIEVCFFGQFAPDGRMRQAHLLTRTLTAGSES; translated from the coding sequence ATGAGACCACTCAGCGACACCGACCCGAAGCAGTTCATCGCCGACTTCTACGCCGGTTTCAACGAAGAACTGCTGCGCAGCGACGAAGATCCGGCGCTGGTCGTCGACCGCTACCACACGCCGGACATCGTCCAGGTCGCCGACGGGCACCGGATGGATCGCGCCAAGCTGATCGCGCACACCCGCCCGGTGCGCAAGAACCGGTTCGGTGGCCGGATGGAAGTGCACGACGCGATGGTGGACGGGGACCGGCTCGCGGCCCGGTACACCTTGTTCGTGGAGAACCACAAGAGGAACCTCACCATCGAGGTGTGCTTCTTCGGGCAGTTCGCCCCGGACGGGCGGATGCGCCAGGCGCACCTGCTCACCCGCACTCTTACCGCCGGCTCCGAGTCATGA
- a CDS encoding TetR/AcrR family transcriptional regulator, which yields MSPPPARNRRADARRSRSAILDAAIRLLNSQPEVSVEAIATAAGVTRQTVYAHFPSRDQLLAAALDQVTEETVAAMDAVELDSGPAADALLRLLDASGRLAGRYSVLLQHTSSLPVSKEDDHERHAPVADRLRKVIQRGQANGEFDDRLAPGWLVAVTISLAHTAGEEVDARRMSETEAAEALRTSLFRVFGATPD from the coding sequence ATGAGCCCACCTCCGGCCCGGAACCGCCGCGCCGACGCCCGGCGCAGCAGGTCCGCCATCCTGGACGCGGCGATCCGGCTGCTGAACTCCCAGCCCGAGGTCAGCGTCGAGGCCATCGCGACCGCCGCGGGCGTGACCCGCCAGACGGTCTACGCCCACTTCCCTTCGCGGGACCAGCTGCTGGCCGCGGCACTGGACCAGGTCACCGAGGAAACCGTCGCCGCGATGGACGCCGTGGAGCTCGACTCGGGACCGGCCGCGGACGCGCTGCTGCGGCTGCTCGACGCCAGCGGCCGGCTGGCCGGGCGGTACTCCGTGCTGCTCCAGCACACCAGCTCGCTGCCGGTGAGCAAGGAGGACGACCACGAACGCCACGCCCCCGTCGCGGACCGGCTGCGAAAGGTCATCCAGCGGGGCCAGGCGAACGGGGAGTTCGACGACCGGCTCGCGCCCGGCTGGCTGGTCGCGGTCACCATCTCGCTCGCGCACACCGCGGGCGAAGAGGTCGACGCCCGCCGGATGTCCGAAACCGAAGCGGCGGAAGCACTCCGCACCAGCCTGTTCCGCGTGTTCGGCGCGACCCCCGACTAA
- a CDS encoding MarR family winged helix-turn-helix transcriptional regulator, whose amino-acid sequence MAASPNPGEDVPDETLWLTADEKEAWTGLVSLVLLLPGRLETPLQHGAGLTLFEYLALSHISEAPERRLRMSELAYLANGSLSRLSNVVKRFEQRGWVERSPDPDDGRYTIAALTDAGYRVVVAAAPTHVRAVRRFVLDPLTAADQQALARIAAKLRVRPADLA is encoded by the coding sequence ATGGCCGCAAGCCCGAACCCCGGTGAGGACGTCCCGGACGAGACGCTGTGGCTGACCGCGGACGAAAAAGAGGCATGGACCGGGCTGGTCTCACTGGTGCTGCTGCTGCCGGGACGGCTGGAAACGCCGCTGCAGCACGGCGCCGGCCTGACCCTGTTCGAGTACCTGGCCCTCAGCCACATCTCGGAGGCCCCGGAACGCCGCCTGCGGATGAGCGAGCTGGCCTACCTGGCCAACGGCTCCCTCTCGCGGCTGTCCAACGTGGTCAAGCGGTTCGAGCAGCGCGGCTGGGTGGAGCGTTCGCCCGACCCCGACGACGGGCGGTACACCATCGCCGCTCTCACCGACGCCGGCTATCGCGTGGTCGTCGCCGCCGCGCCCACGCATGTGCGCGCGGTGCGGCGGTTCGTGCTCGACCCGCTCACCGCCGCCGACCAGCAGGCGCTGGCCCGCATCGCCGCCAAGCTGCGGGTGCGGCCCGCCGATCTGGCTTAG
- a CDS encoding RidA family protein codes for MTEPEFFATPGYGETQLAEMHYSQAVRIGDRVETSGQGGWDDDWNFPDSLEAEIVQAFENVERTLASAGAGWRDVVAVNSYHVPGSADFIGEVHNRVMVEQFRKRMGDRAPIWTEIGVPALGAPKMRVEIRVTAIVGHG; via the coding sequence ATGACTGAGCCGGAGTTCTTCGCCACGCCCGGCTACGGCGAGACGCAGCTGGCCGAGATGCACTACAGCCAGGCGGTCCGAATCGGCGACCGGGTGGAGACCTCAGGCCAGGGAGGCTGGGACGACGACTGGAACTTTCCCGATTCCCTCGAAGCCGAAATCGTCCAGGCCTTCGAGAACGTCGAGCGGACCCTCGCCTCCGCCGGCGCCGGCTGGCGAGACGTCGTCGCGGTGAACTCCTACCACGTGCCCGGCTCCGCCGACTTCATCGGCGAGGTCCACAACCGCGTGATGGTGGAGCAGTTCCGCAAGCGCATGGGCGACCGCGCGCCCATCTGGACCGAGATCGGGGTGCCCGCCCTCGGTGCCCCGAAGATGCGCGTCGAGATCCGCGTGACCGCCATCGTCGGCCACGGCTGA
- a CDS encoding TioE family transcriptional regulator, with protein MITLRPADLAREHGLSTQAVRNYEQHGFIPPAERTPAGYRIYTELHAAALRAYLALIPGYGYAVGGRIMHALSGGELDRALTHLDRGHSQLLRDRETLDSVRKAVGHLMAESDAAPEREVDVETRTIGELAHRLGVTPATLRNWEGAGILVPERDPATGYRGYRASDIRDAELAHLLRRGGYPLAHISTVVGQIRTAGGTGTLASALDDWRRKLTARGLAMLDAATHLSHYLSLLDPAAPRIAGD; from the coding sequence GTGATCACCTTGCGACCAGCCGACCTCGCGCGCGAGCACGGCCTCTCCACCCAGGCGGTCCGCAACTACGAGCAGCACGGGTTCATCCCGCCCGCCGAGCGCACCCCCGCCGGGTACCGGATCTACACCGAGCTGCACGCGGCGGCGCTGCGCGCCTACCTCGCGCTCATCCCGGGCTACGGGTACGCGGTGGGCGGTCGGATCATGCACGCGCTCTCCGGCGGTGAACTCGACCGCGCGCTGACGCACCTCGACCGCGGCCACAGCCAGTTGCTCCGCGACCGGGAAACCCTCGATTCGGTCCGGAAAGCGGTGGGTCATCTGATGGCGGAGTCCGACGCCGCCCCGGAACGCGAGGTGGACGTCGAGACCCGGACCATCGGCGAACTCGCGCATCGGCTCGGGGTCACCCCGGCCACCCTGCGCAACTGGGAAGGCGCCGGCATCCTCGTCCCCGAACGAGACCCGGCCACCGGGTACCGCGGCTACCGGGCGAGCGACATCCGCGACGCCGAACTCGCCCACCTGCTCAGACGCGGGGGATACCCGCTGGCCCACATCTCCACCGTGGTCGGGCAGATCCGGACGGCGGGCGGTACCGGCACCCTGGCCAGTGCGCTGGACGACTGGCGGCGGAAGCTGACCGCGCGCGGCCTCGCCATGCTCGACGCGGCCACGCACCTCAGCCACTACCTGAGCCTGCTCGACCCCGCCGCGCCTCGGATCGCGGGTGACTAG
- a CDS encoding erythromycin esterase family protein — protein MSQDIRDFATTSVELLAFGEPTHREPAFAWIRNELFVQLADRGYRSIALETDHVAALIVNDFVQEGVGTLDTAMSEGFSHNFGDFDANRELVSWMRDYNDARPPEERLAFYGFDAPTEMMNAPSPRSYLEHARDYLRLDRLDADLAGLAGDDERWSRTEAVLDAAESVGATAEAESLRVIADDLLTSLYARAPELIAATSRAEWFRARTHLIGGLSLLRYHKQAAQPMADSARWTRMSATRDSLMAQNLLDLREAEGGRGATLVFAHNLHLQRNPSHMRLGEMELDWFSAGAIVGSLLGERYTFVAGSLGRSEGIGLGEPEPETHEGFLQRGTTTWGLTPAGTVASARTRTDITKWMGYFPLDHAIVDTADAILHVSEGLAARSEQDALRG, from the coding sequence ATGAGTCAGGACATTCGAGACTTCGCAACCACCTCAGTCGAGCTGCTGGCCTTCGGTGAGCCGACGCACCGGGAACCGGCCTTCGCCTGGATCCGCAACGAGCTGTTCGTCCAGTTGGCCGACCGCGGCTACCGGTCGATCGCGCTGGAGACCGATCACGTGGCCGCACTCATCGTGAACGACTTCGTCCAGGAGGGCGTCGGCACCCTCGACACCGCGATGAGCGAAGGCTTCTCGCACAACTTCGGCGACTTCGACGCCAACCGGGAGCTGGTCTCCTGGATGCGCGACTACAACGATGCCCGGCCGCCGGAAGAACGACTGGCCTTCTACGGCTTCGACGCGCCCACGGAGATGATGAACGCGCCAAGCCCGCGGAGCTACCTCGAACACGCCCGCGACTACCTGCGACTCGACCGACTCGACGCCGACCTCGCGGGCCTCGCCGGGGATGACGAGCGGTGGAGCCGCACGGAGGCGGTGCTGGACGCGGCCGAGTCGGTCGGCGCCACGGCCGAAGCCGAAAGCCTGCGCGTGATCGCCGACGACCTGCTCACCTCGCTCTACGCGCGCGCACCCGAGCTGATCGCGGCGACCTCGCGCGCCGAATGGTTCCGGGCCAGGACGCACCTCATCGGCGGCCTCAGCCTGCTGCGCTACCACAAGCAGGCGGCGCAGCCGATGGCGGACAGTGCCCGGTGGACCCGGATGTCCGCCACCAGGGACTCGCTGATGGCACAGAACCTCCTCGACCTCCGCGAAGCCGAGGGAGGGCGGGGAGCGACGCTGGTCTTCGCGCACAACCTCCACCTGCAGCGGAACCCGAGCCACATGCGGCTTGGCGAGATGGAGCTCGACTGGTTCTCCGCCGGCGCCATCGTGGGGTCGCTGCTTGGCGAGCGGTACACCTTCGTCGCCGGCAGCCTTGGCCGCAGCGAAGGCATCGGCCTCGGCGAGCCCGAACCGGAAACCCATGAGGGCTTCCTGCAGCGCGGTACCACCACCTGGGGCCTGACCCCGGCCGGCACGGTCGCTTCCGCCCGCACGCGCACCGACATCACCAAGTGGATGGGCTACTTCCCGCTCGACCACGCGATCGTCGACACCGCCGACGCGATCCTGCACGTCAGCGAAGGGCTGGCCGCCCGCTCCGAGCAGGACGCACTGCGCGGTTAG
- a CDS encoding BTAD domain-containing putative transcriptional regulator, with amino-acid sequence MTAGHPGVRVLLVDDQELVRSGLRRILRPRDGFVIAGECADGAEVPGALAACDVDVVVMDLRMKEVDGIEATRRLRRSGDHPPVLVLTTFDDDELLAGALRAGAAGYLLKDSTAEDLIRAVHAVAAGDAWLDVAVTARVLSTYRQAADRHPGSRAELLAPGEQDVLRAIGRGLSDAEIADALDISECTVRGRLERILAELGLRDRAAAIVYAFDHGIVTPGRSATDAADEETDPAPRPVVREPPPGPVSTLRFAVLGPLRAWRGAEQLDLGPVRQQALLAALVLRPDVTVSQQELLDDVWGLEPPGTGGKVVPVYVFRLRRCLRSAEESTSDSVIVRGRGGYRFAGDGVWMDVVWLEELVTQAGAAEQAGELTAAVGACADALDLFQGEPLAGLPGPFVAGERLRLTERRIALSQKKAELQLRLGRHAETVGELAALTAAHPHSEPLAALLMRALYGAGRRTEALAVYSGTRARLVDDLGVEPGEELRRTHNAVLCEDGESLGGYPGGLAARPGYPRPD; translated from the coding sequence GTGACCGCAGGCCACCCGGGCGTGCGCGTGCTGCTCGTGGACGACCAGGAACTGGTCCGCTCCGGGCTGCGCCGCATCCTGCGCCCGCGCGACGGGTTCGTGATCGCCGGCGAGTGCGCGGACGGGGCCGAAGTGCCCGGCGCGCTGGCCGCCTGCGACGTCGATGTGGTCGTGATGGACCTGCGGATGAAGGAGGTCGACGGGATCGAGGCGACCCGGCGCCTGCGGCGGTCCGGCGACCACCCGCCGGTGCTGGTGCTGACCACCTTCGACGACGACGAGCTGCTGGCCGGCGCGTTGCGTGCCGGGGCCGCCGGCTACCTGCTCAAGGACTCCACGGCCGAGGACCTGATCCGCGCCGTGCACGCGGTCGCCGCGGGCGACGCCTGGCTCGACGTCGCGGTCACCGCGCGCGTGCTCAGCACCTACCGGCAGGCCGCCGACCGGCACCCCGGCTCACGTGCCGAGCTGCTCGCCCCCGGCGAACAGGACGTCCTGCGCGCCATCGGCCGTGGCCTGTCCGACGCCGAGATCGCCGACGCGCTGGACATTTCCGAGTGCACCGTGCGAGGCAGGCTCGAGCGGATCCTCGCCGAACTCGGGCTGCGCGACCGGGCCGCCGCCATCGTCTACGCCTTCGACCACGGCATCGTCACCCCCGGCCGGAGCGCCACCGACGCTGCTGACGAGGAAACCGATCCCGCGCCGCGGCCGGTCGTCCGGGAGCCGCCGCCGGGCCCGGTCTCGACGCTCCGGTTCGCCGTGCTCGGGCCGCTGCGGGCGTGGCGCGGCGCGGAGCAGCTGGATCTGGGGCCGGTCCGCCAGCAGGCCCTGCTGGCCGCGCTGGTGCTGCGCCCGGATGTGACGGTCAGCCAGCAGGAGCTGCTCGACGACGTGTGGGGCCTGGAGCCGCCGGGCACCGGCGGCAAGGTGGTGCCGGTGTACGTGTTCCGGCTGCGCAGGTGCCTCCGGTCGGCCGAGGAGAGCACCTCGGACTCGGTGATCGTCCGCGGCCGCGGCGGTTACCGCTTCGCCGGCGACGGGGTCTGGATGGACGTGGTGTGGCTGGAGGAGCTCGTCACCCAGGCGGGCGCGGCCGAGCAGGCGGGTGAGCTGACCGCCGCGGTGGGCGCCTGCGCGGACGCGCTCGACCTGTTCCAGGGGGAACCCTTGGCCGGGCTGCCCGGGCCCTTCGTGGCGGGGGAGCGGCTGCGGTTGACGGAACGCCGGATCGCGTTGTCGCAGAAGAAGGCGGAGCTTCAGCTGCGGCTGGGACGGCACGCGGAGACGGTCGGCGAGCTGGCCGCGCTGACCGCGGCGCATCCGCACAGCGAACCGCTGGCCGCGTTGCTGATGCGCGCGCTCTACGGCGCCGGCCGTCGGACGGAAGCGCTTGCGGTGTACAGCGGCACGCGCGCCCGGCTGGTCGACGACCTCGGCGTGGAGCCGGGCGAGGAGCTGCGGCGAACGCACAACGCGGTGCTGTGCGAGGACGGCGAAAGCCTTGGCGGGTATCCCGGTGGGCTGGCTGCGCGACCGGGATACCCGCGTCCGGACTAA